One genomic region from Antedon mediterranea chromosome 3, ecAntMedi1.1, whole genome shotgun sequence encodes:
- the LOC140044402 gene encoding uncharacterized protein, whose amino-acid sequence MDISRANRNSPAIIRNEVKPKQSVYQHHLNGERTAAQVAVARALGQQGSGHSSSAQQVQVSQQRVSAPQSKYAELLAVIEDMSRDIRPTYAGSRTATERLKRGIVHARALVRECLAETERSART is encoded by the exons ATGGATATTTCGAGGGCTAATA GAAATTCACCTGCTATTATAAGGAATGAGGTTAAGCCTAAGCAATCCGTATACCAACATCATCTGAACGGTGAAAGAACAGCAGCACAGGTGGCTGTAGCCAGAGCTCTGGGACAGCAGGGAAGCGGACATTCATCCTCAG CACAACAAGTACAAGTTTCACAGCAAAGGGTATCTGCTCCACAGAGCAAGTATGCAGAGCTATTAGCAGTTATTGAAGACATGAGTAGAGATATAAGACCAACATACGCTGGAAGTAGAACGGCAACAGAACGACTGAAAAGAG gaatCGTCCATGCCCGAGCTCTAGTTCGTGAATGCCTTGCAGAAACAGAACGTAGTGCACGCACATGA